Proteins encoded together in one Terriglobus saanensis SP1PR4 window:
- the uvrA gene encoding excinuclease ABC subunit UvrA, with protein sequence MSVTHITVRGARHHNLKNINVSIPRNTLTVVTGLSGSGKSSLAFDTIYAEGQRRYVETLSAYARQFLDQMERPDVDSIEGLSPAISIEQKTTSRSPRSTVGTITEIYDYLRLLWASVGRPHCPNCGLEITRQSADQIVERVVSLEPGERITVMAPLVRGRKGEFREELEALDQQGFRARVDGQMIEIEEGMRLEKRKNHTIEAIVDRILLKKDENGKPDTRRLEASVQKALQMANGLVLIGIHGYDETLYSSSMACPECGINVPKLEPRSFSFNSTYGACPECNGLGSIYDFDPAKTITDWSKPLLDGAMGPGSSSSYLLRLIKLGAEKYKINLKLPFEELSEPHQKILLYGPPRGESARTGFHGIFSYLRDSMEESKSDSFREYYMQFMSATECPQCKGQRLRPESLAVTVEGRSIADFTSLSLARAMTAARAMKFVGREKLIADRLQREVIERLEFLNAVGLNYLSLNRSAATLSGGEGQRIRLATQIGSRLRGVLYVLDEPSIGLHQRDNMRLIQAMENLRDLGNTVLVVEHDEDTIQKADYVLDLGPGAGKNGGELIAAGTPAEIMAEPNSLTGRYMSGEIEILSRPVPRALSGKWITVENARSHNLQNVTAKFPLGVMTVVTGVSGSGKSTLVNDILYRSLAKLLYRSKEEPGLHGAVLGAEQLDKVIQIDQSPIGRTPRSNPATYTGVFTAIRDLFAMLPDSRERGYKPGRFSFNVQGGRCEACQGDGQRRIEMNFLPDVYVLCEVCNGRRYNQETLSVKFNGHSIADVLDLSIADALTILADIPNVKIKLQTLVDVGLGYIHLGQSATTLSGGEAQRMKLAKELSKRQTGKTLYLLDEPTTGLHFDDVRKLLEVLDRLTDLGNSIIIIEHNLDVIRNADWILDMGPEGGEGGGTIVAEGTPEQVARVETSYTGEFLARHYVARPGSMRPPAPKYEAPVIVKTEVANATKFAPSAEEKAAKRKAAAKTAAKKSAEKKAAREAETPVAPTPKKVAPQKAAKKKAAKK encoded by the coding sequence ATGAGTGTCACACACATTACTGTTCGCGGTGCGCGTCACCACAATCTTAAGAACATCAACGTCTCGATTCCGCGCAACACGTTGACGGTAGTCACCGGCCTCTCGGGCTCCGGCAAGAGTTCCCTTGCCTTCGACACCATCTACGCCGAGGGCCAGCGTCGCTACGTCGAGACCCTGTCCGCCTACGCGCGCCAGTTTCTGGACCAGATGGAGCGTCCGGATGTGGACTCCATCGAAGGCCTCAGCCCCGCGATCTCCATCGAACAAAAGACAACATCCCGCTCACCACGCTCGACTGTGGGAACGATTACCGAAATCTATGATTACCTTCGCCTTCTCTGGGCCAGCGTAGGCCGACCGCATTGCCCCAACTGCGGTCTCGAAATCACGCGCCAGTCCGCCGACCAGATCGTAGAACGCGTCGTCTCGCTCGAACCCGGCGAACGCATCACGGTTATGGCTCCGCTTGTCCGCGGCCGCAAGGGCGAGTTTCGTGAAGAGTTGGAGGCGTTGGACCAGCAAGGCTTCCGCGCCCGCGTCGATGGACAGATGATCGAGATCGAGGAAGGCATGCGCCTGGAAAAGCGCAAGAACCACACCATCGAAGCCATCGTCGACCGCATTCTTCTGAAAAAGGACGAGAACGGCAAGCCGGACACACGCCGCCTTGAAGCCAGCGTACAGAAGGCCCTGCAGATGGCGAACGGTCTTGTGCTTATCGGCATTCACGGCTATGACGAGACGCTGTACTCGTCCTCGATGGCCTGTCCCGAGTGCGGCATCAACGTGCCCAAACTCGAACCGCGCTCCTTCTCCTTCAACTCCACCTATGGTGCCTGCCCGGAGTGCAACGGCCTCGGCTCCATCTACGACTTCGATCCCGCAAAGACCATTACCGATTGGAGTAAGCCGCTTCTCGACGGCGCGATGGGGCCAGGTTCGAGTTCAAGCTACCTTCTGCGCCTGATCAAACTCGGCGCGGAAAAATACAAGATCAACCTCAAGCTTCCCTTTGAAGAGCTCTCTGAGCCGCACCAGAAGATTCTGCTCTACGGCCCACCGCGCGGCGAATCCGCCCGCACCGGCTTCCACGGCATATTCTCCTACCTACGCGATTCGATGGAAGAGTCCAAGAGCGACTCCTTCCGCGAGTACTACATGCAATTCATGTCCGCGACTGAGTGCCCGCAGTGCAAGGGCCAGCGCCTGCGTCCGGAGTCACTCGCCGTCACCGTCGAAGGCCGCTCCATCGCCGACTTCACTTCGCTCTCACTCGCCCGTGCCATGACCGCCGCCCGAGCCATGAAGTTTGTAGGCCGCGAGAAGCTAATCGCCGACCGCCTCCAGCGCGAGGTTATAGAACGCCTCGAATTCCTCAACGCCGTCGGCCTGAACTACCTTTCGCTCAACCGTAGCGCCGCTACGCTCAGCGGTGGCGAAGGCCAGCGTATCAGGCTTGCAACGCAGATCGGTTCGCGTCTGCGTGGTGTCCTCTATGTTCTCGATGAGCCTTCCATTGGTCTGCACCAGAGGGACAACATGCGTCTCATCCAGGCCATGGAAAACCTCCGCGACCTTGGCAACACTGTGCTGGTTGTGGAGCACGACGAAGACACCATCCAGAAGGCCGATTATGTTCTCGATCTGGGGCCGGGTGCGGGCAAAAACGGCGGTGAATTGATCGCCGCAGGCACACCGGCGGAGATCATGGCCGAGCCGAACTCGCTCACCGGAAGATATATGTCCGGCGAAATTGAGATCCTTTCGCGACCCGTTCCGCGCGCCCTCAGTGGAAAGTGGATCACCGTAGAAAACGCCCGCAGCCACAACCTGCAGAACGTTACCGCAAAGTTCCCCCTCGGCGTCATGACGGTCGTCACCGGCGTCAGCGGAAGCGGTAAGAGCACCCTCGTCAACGACATCCTTTATCGCTCGCTGGCAAAGCTTCTCTACCGCAGCAAAGAGGAGCCCGGCCTCCACGGCGCGGTACTTGGAGCGGAACAGCTCGATAAAGTCATCCAGATCGACCAATCCCCGATCGGTCGCACCCCCCGTTCAAATCCGGCAACGTATACGGGCGTCTTCACTGCAATCCGCGATCTTTTTGCCATGCTTCCAGACAGTCGCGAACGTGGCTACAAGCCCGGCCGCTTCAGCTTCAACGTTCAAGGTGGCCGCTGCGAAGCCTGCCAGGGCGACGGTCAGCGCCGCATCGAGATGAACTTCCTTCCGGATGTCTACGTTCTCTGCGAAGTCTGCAATGGACGTCGCTACAACCAGGAGACGCTCAGCGTAAAGTTCAACGGCCACTCCATCGCGGATGTCCTCGATCTCTCCATCGCCGACGCGCTCACGATTCTGGCCGACATCCCGAACGTCAAGATCAAGCTGCAAACGCTCGTCGACGTCGGCCTGGGATACATCCATCTCGGACAGTCCGCGACCACGCTCTCTGGCGGCGAAGCGCAGCGCATGAAGCTGGCAAAGGAGCTCAGTAAGCGTCAGACCGGAAAGACACTGTACCTTCTCGACGAACCCACCACGGGCCTTCACTTCGACGACGTCCGCAAGCTCCTCGAAGTGCTTGACCGACTCACCGATCTCGGCAACTCAATCATCATCATCGAGCACAATCTGGACGTGATCCGCAACGCGGACTGGATTCTCGACATGGGTCCCGAAGGCGGTGAAGGTGGCGGCACAATCGTCGCCGAAGGAACGCCGGAGCAAGTCGCCCGCGTCGAGACCTCGTACACGGGAGAGTTTCTCGCTCGGCATTATGTTGCTCGCCCGGGAAGCATGCGGCCTCCTGCACCGAAATATGAAGCCCCCGTTATCGTGAAGACGGAGGTCGCGAACGCCACCAAGTTCGCGCCTTCCGCCGAAGAGAAAGCGGCCAAGCGCAAGGCGGCTGCCAAGACTGCGGCGAAAAAGAGCGCCGAGAAAAAGGCCGCGCGCGAAGCGGAGACTCCGGTAGCTCCTACACCTAAAAAGGTCGCTCCCCAAAAAGCGGCCAAGAAGAAGGCGGCTAAGAAGTGA